In a single window of the Palaemon carinicauda isolate YSFRI2023 chromosome 10, ASM3689809v2, whole genome shotgun sequence genome:
- the LOC137648449 gene encoding uncharacterized protein: MDLKSNEGKVLSMAVQGSNWRADLLKRMRDREEERMSEERTTKRRRTTLSSGGGGISSFVGDLLGGLPSPPSPTYSSPPPSPTPMDLEEDKNRQLNSKARRCLEF; the protein is encoded by the exons ATGGATCTCAAAAGTAACGAAGGAAAAG tccTCTCGATGGCGGTTCAAGGCTCCAATTGGAGGGCAGACCTCCTCAAGAGGATGAGGGACCGAGAAGAGGAGAGGATGTCGGAGGAAAGGACGACCAAGAGGAGGAGAACGACTCTCTCCTCAGGAGGAGGAGGAATCTCCTCCTTTGTTGGAGACTTGCTGGGAGGTCTTCCCTCGCCTCCCTCCCCAACCTACTCCTCTCCCCCTCCATCACCGACTCCGATGGATTTGGAGGAGGATAAAAATAGACAGCTAAATTCTAAGGCTAGAAGGTGCTTAGAATTCTAA